The DNA segment GCTGCTGAAGAGAATGATACATGTAACCATGAGCCTCTTGAAGAAACTATAAAGGTTGAGGTTGTGGAGGATCTGAGTACCCTGAAGATGGAGAAACTTGAAGAGATTGTTTGCGTTGAGGAAATGGAGGATAAAGAGAAACCAGAAGAGGTTGTTTTTATAGAGGAAGAAGTAAAAGAAGATATTTCTTCAAAGGATACACCATTGAAGGAGACGAAGAAAAAAGGTCAACATCTAACCAAGAATACGGATACAAATGTGAGAACAAACCATACAAGAACCTCTCCCAAGGTACATTACCATAAGCTATCTTATACTAGGTGTTATGTCTCATTTTTGCTTCAAATGAACGTGTCCTGGTTTTACAGCCTAATCAGGTGACCAAGAAGCCAGTAGCTAGTAGGAAAACTCAACTAAGCAAGGAGAAAAGCATGAtcaaagcaacaacaacaacaacaaataaaGCAGCATCACCTTCACCTGTCTCAAAAGCCTCAAAGTATTCAACCCCAAGAGTGTCCAAACCAGCATCAACAACCACTTCAATGTCTACTTCTCGCTTTATAGTAAAGAAGGAGAATGTCTCGGCTTTACCGAGAAAGAAACAAACCGCTCCAAAGACGTTACACACTTCTCTCAACCTGAACCAACCGAGTTCCGACCCTACTGCTCTTGCTACCACCAGAAAGTCCTTGATCATGGAGAGAATGGGAGATAAAGAAATCGTGAGACGCGCTTTTAAGACTTTCCAGAAGAGTTTTGACCAAGTGAAACCATCTCAAGATACAGCTCCGAAGCAGGTATAGTCGTTTACTATTTCATCAATTGTTAGAGATTCTGCTGGTTATTAACTAAAAACTCAATGAATGCTGCCAATGTTTTACACCAGGTTCCTGCAAAGGCAACTAGTGTTTCCAAGTTAGCTACTACTGGTCTGAAAGATAATGGCAGGTAtaactttaatttatgtttttactgAATCCGCTTTTGCTcaagcatcatcatcatctagtGTGTGCTAAAATCACATCACCTTGTATTCTTGTCCTGAAACAGGCTTGCTAAATCAGATGGCACGGAGAAAAAATGCTCTAACTCTCACTGCTCTTCATCTTTTGTACCGAAAAGCATCAGGACAGCAGAGAAACAGGAGGTAACATATGTCTGATGAGCAAATCAAACTGTATCATTCTTTTTCCCTTTAAGATATCAACGTGATGGTTTAACACTGTGCagttttactaatatttattttccatATTCAGCTATCCAAGCCTGGAGCAAGAGGTGTAGAGAGGATACGCTTACCGGCGAAACCAAAGGTATTACTCACTCATAAGGGATTCTTCAGTTTTTAAGCCTCTCACAAGAGAACCTTTCTGGTTTCTGTACTGCTTTTCATCACAGCTTATATACAATCTCCATGATCATTGACCTTTTCTGTCTGTCTAATCAGGCAGAAGTAACTAATGCCAAAACTCGGAGGCAAAGTCTTGATCCAAAAGCAAAATCCATGCGAGGACCTCTCCCAAAAGGCTCTTCAGACAAAGTCTTATGATGTTTCAAGAAACCTTATTCTGTAACAGATGAGCATTAATGTTTCTTCTTATTTCCTAGAGGGTTCCATGGACTAAGGTGCAAGGAAAGGGAAAAAATGGATAGAAAATCTCCTTTATTTCAAGCAACACTCAAGAGGTAAAGAGTCAATGATGTTAATGTTATATAGAGAAGTGACCAAGTTTCCATTAGTTATGTGAGGAAAGTATTACAAAAAGTCTTTTGTTTAATGTATGTGTATAGAGTCTTGGAATATAAACGTGAGAATGATGTTAGATGCTCAGTGGCGGATCCAGACCGGATATTTGACGGGGCACATAATTAAtaaagggcaattgtcaataatagcaccttttgaagtttatgtctcaaaaatagcactagaaggagaaagtcacaaaaatgacattcattaaaggataaaatatccctaatacccttggtttaaaattaaataaacaaacaaaaataaataaaataaaaaaaaaataaataaataaataaataaaatttttttttttttttata comes from the Brassica napus cultivar Da-Ae chromosome A7, Da-Ae, whole genome shotgun sequence genome and includes:
- the LOC106429563 gene encoding protein WVD2-like 7, giving the protein MGDMEVAIASGEDKIMKANKEMQVSVSFGKFENDSLSWEKFSSFSPNKYLEEVEKCATPGSVAQKKAYFESHYKKIAERNAEIILEQEKKQLERNQSFRQSLENSGNRNSVMIESSACYGSDGESTSEKDRIVNSIAAEENDTCNHEPLEETIKVEVVEDLSTLKMEKLEEIVCVEEMEDKEKPEEVVFIEEEVKEDISSKDTPLKETKKKGQHLTKNTDTNVRTNHTRTSPKPNQVTKKPVASRKTQLSKEKSMIKATTTTTNKAASPSPVSKASKYSTPRVSKPASTTTSMSTSRFIVKKENVSALPRKKQTAPKTLHTSLNLNQPSSDPTALATTRKSLIMERMGDKEIVRRAFKTFQKSFDQVKPSQDTAPKQVPAKATSVSKLATTGLKDNGRLAKSDGTEKKCSNSHCSSSFVPKSIRTAEKQELSKPGARGVERIRLPAKPKAEVTNAKTRRQSLDPKAKSMRGPLPKGSSDKVL